One Drosophila willistoni isolate 14030-0811.24 chromosome 2R unlocalized genomic scaffold, UCI_dwil_1.1 Seg167, whole genome shotgun sequence DNA segment encodes these proteins:
- the LOC6642483 gene encoding uncharacterized protein LOC6642483: MAIAVMAFQIDQTNSLVEFTNLKCIPIDKEFAGFEYCQIKAINRTYKYISLKVNLFKKPVTKISVNISALKRLNGYKPFLYNITFDACKFLASKNKNSVINYFYNLISSHSNMNHTCPYNDDLILEKLTTEFLNYQLVTVLPVPEGQYALFTSWYAYGIKRAEVQFYVKIS; the protein is encoded by the exons aTGGCGATTGCGGTTATGGCCTTTCAAATAGACCAG ACCAATTCACTGGTGGAGTTTACAAACCTGAAATGCATTCCAATCGATAAAGAATTCGCAGGATTTGAATACTGTCAAATTAAGGCAATAAATCGGACCTACAAATATATATCCCTCAAAGTAAACTTGTTTAAAAAGCCAGTGACAAAGATTTCA GTGAATATATCTGCGTTGAAAAGACTAAATGGCTATAAACCATTTCTATATAATATCACATTCGATGCATGCAAATTTTTGGCTTCCAAAAATAAGAATTCGGTTATTAATTACTTTTATAATTTGATCAGTTCCCACTCCAATATGAACCATACTTGTCCATATAAT GACGATCTCATTTTGGAAAAGTTAACAACTGAGTTTTTGAATTATCAATTGGTTACGGTCTTGCCAGTTCCTGAAGGACAATATGCTTTATTTACTAGCTGGTATGCCTATGGTATTAAGAGAGCCGAAGTTCAATTCTATGTTAAAATATCATAA